The stretch of DNA TTGAACTAATTCCAGCCCCCCTCTGGTACACCCATATCACAAATGAAAAACAGGGATTTCGTATTTTAGCAATTTTATACACTAATGCCGTTTTTAGATGGGGATTCTTGGCTCTCTTAGGCTAATATTGACTGAGAATAATTCATTGAAAACGGCTTAATTTTTCATTACATTAATAATAAAAATGAAATTCTAATCGTGGAAAATAAAAACCAAAAACGGGCGCAGGGGGAGTTGAACCCCCGATCTTCAGCTTAGGAGGCTGCTGCCATATCCAGGCTTGGCCATGCGCCCATACCGGATTAAAAGTAACTCTTAACTGCTGATATCAAATATTAAGTTTATGTATTTCAACATTTCTCTGTATTGAATTAAATCCATTAATTGCCGATATATTTATTATCATTAAAGGTATTAACCACCCGTTATTGAATTACTATTATTAGAGGAATTATATGCAATATCAAGGTAAATCGAAAAGAAAGTTCACAGGTGGAAGACTTATTTCTTCCCACGGCAAAAGAAAAGGGGAAATTGGCAGGGAAGCTGCAGAGCCTCATTTAGATAACACCAGACGTAAGATAGTAAATACATTGGGTGGAAACACAAAGGTCCGTTTATTAAGATGTAATGTGGTAAATGTCACTGATCCAGTAGATAATTCTACCAAACATATCTCCATTGAAACTGTTGTAAATAATTTAGCGAACCAGCATTATGTCAGGAGGAATATCCTGACTAAAGGTTCTATAATAAAAACAGAAATGGGTGATGCTAAGATTACAAGCAGACCCGGTCAGGATGGAATTGTTAACGCAGTCCTTATTAAGGAATAAATTTCAATCGACTTGATTTCGGTCGACATTTTTTTTATTTTAATGAAATCCAAATATTTATGTACTTTTGATTATACATGCTTTGTACATTCTATTATAGTACCTTTAATGAAACAACAGAACATCTAACACGTTAGGGTGGTATCCTTGGAATTTGAAAATATTGATAGAATCCTAAAGAAGAAACCTGATGACGCTGCTGAAGAATTATTAAATGGGATAAAAGAAATCTACGGCGAAATCCCTTATATTCTTCAGTTTATGAAGGACAGGCCTAATCTTTTGATACCAAAGGTGTTATATGATGATTCAATTATGAGGGAATTCAATCGCATTGATGAGAGGACGATAGAACTCATTTCAATAGGGGTTTCGGCAGCACTTAAATGTACACATTGTTTGAATATGCATATCAGGGTGGCGAATAGAATGGGTATTAGCAGGGATGAGATATTTGATGCCATCCTAATAGCTGGAACGATTTCAAATGCATCAGTACTTGCTTATGGCACAAGAGCTCTGGATGTGGAAATGCCTAATGATGACGATTCATCACAAAATAGCAGTGAAGATATTTGTGATATTTGTAAAATTCCCAGTGAGGACATAGAAAAATAATTTCATTAGATAAACTTTAAGTTTAATTTTTTGGTGGAATTCCAAGCATATTTATCTGGTCTATTAGTTCTGTCAAACCTTCGATCTCCCGCTGGATAACTTCATCGTAAGTCATTGAAATGCTCATCTCTCCGTCTACGGTAAGCTTATCAGGCCCTCTGCGGACGATTTTTTCAATCCCATCACGGTTCAGAACTTCTTTTATTTCCATATCATGAACAAAGGCACGTCCAGGAAATATAACAGTTTCTTTAATTTTACTTAAGTCCAGTTTTTTAATATCTTCAATAGTAATTAGACAGCCAATATCCTTCTCTACACCTACCACATTCACATGTGCGGTAAGTTTTTCAAAAAGAGCTTGCAGCAAAGGAGCAGATGTCCGGCTTGTTATGATGGTGGCTTCCATTTTTGGAGTTGGTAGCCTGGAAAATGCTTCTTCATCATTAATAATAGCAAAAGGAGACCCTGTTTTTGGATCACCTAAGGGGGTGCCTGTTACTCTGAAAGGATACTCCTTGTCTACCTGATTTACTATTGAGAAAAATTTATCTATTGAATGTGCTTCAATTCCCGGGATAATGGGCGAGTTATTTAGTATCAGTCCCTGATCAAATGTATTGGCAAACCTCATAAGTATGAGACCTTTTGCACCCATGGATTCCAGGTCATCACATGTTTTTCTCAATACATCGTTGTCATTTACTCCTGGTAATAGAACAATGGCAGCATATACATCGGCATCTTTACAAAATAGCTCAAGATTGGATAAAGATGCTTCAGGGGTTTTATCATTCATGTATTCTTTTCTAAGCTGTGGATCGGTAGCAAATACAGTGAAGGACACTTCTTTTACTCCATGGTCCAAGTAGGACTCAGCTTCATTTCCTTTGGTGAATCCTTTGCCACTGGTGTATCCAAGATGTATTGGACTTTCTAATTGGGAGACCACTTCTGTTAAGACTTCAAGGTCTGGATAACAACTAACATCCCCACCACCGCTTATGGTGATTCGATCAATATTTTCATTATTGAAATGTAATATCTGGTTTACATCCTGGATAACCATCTGGACCGGTTTGAAACCTGGATAGGATTCTTTTACCCCTTCAGTGCAATATCGACATCCTTTCTTGATGGGTAGGCAGTGTTTACAACCAAAAGCAGGAACATCTTTTACAGCCTTAAAATAACAGTATTTGCAAAATCCCATGCAATCGAATCCCGGTCTCCCACCTACATCAGCTAATAGTTCCATTTGAATCATCCTGTTTTTGTGTGATTATTTTACAAGTCTATAAATATTGATATGATTCTCTTTGAGCGTAAGCTACATGCTAATATAGTTTGCGCTCATATTGTTCTAATAGGGTGTAAAAAACAAACATTGTAAAAAGTCGAACTTTTAAAATTTTTGAGATTATAATGATTAATCCGTAACCTTTAAGTATGTTTGTTGTTTTAATAGAGTATACAGTAAACTGAAGTTGGTTGGTTACACAATATTCAGTATAAGAGGTTTAGCTATGAAAAATTTTGATTAATTGGAACTTTTGTATAACTTTTTTAAGTTCTATTTCAAAATATGACGCTATTCTTCTTGTATCCAACAATGGAAGTTTTCTGAATAAAGTATAGGAGGAAAAATAAGCGTGTCTGACAAAGTAGACCTATATAGCGACAGAGGAGCTAAACTCAAAAGTGGCGTAGACATTCGAGATATAAGCCCTCTCCGAAACAAAGCTATCAAGAAGATTGTACACGACACTAAGCGAACAGCAGCTGTAGACCTGGCTGGAATCGAGAAAGCATTGGCCACAGGAAAATATGGCGGCAAAGGCCGACAAGTTCCTGGAAGGACACTGAAACTCGATGTAGTCAAGAATGCAGACAAGATTGTCGCTAAAGTCGCGGACCTCGTAAAAGTAGATGCTGGAGACGATACCAACGTCAAGTCACTCAATGGTGGCAAACAGATGCTGGTACAGGTACCCTCTTCAAGAATTGAAGCAGGTGCAGAATACGTGTCATCATTGACATGTGCATCAATGGGAACACTCCAAGCTATGATTGAAACCTTTAATCTGAACATGTTCAATGTTCCAGAGACAAAGGCAGCAATCATGGGACAGTATCCACAGACCATGGATCTGGCTGGCGGTCATGTCAAGTCAATCCTGGAAATCCCACAGAAAGATGAGGGCCTGGGCCACTCATTGAGGAATATCATGGCAAACCATCTGGCAGCCGTGACCAAGAAGAACGCAATGAATACAGCAGCCCTCTCAGGTATATATGAGCAGGCCGGTGTGTTCGAGATGGGCAATGCTCTCGGTATGTTTGAGAGAAACCAGCTTCTCGGTCTGGCATATCAGAACCTGAATGCCAACAACATGGTATATGCAACAACCAAGGCAAACGGTGCTACAGGTACAATCGGTACAGTAGTGCACTCAATTGTCGAACAGGCAATCGAGAACAAAGTAATTGCAGCCGATAAGAAACTCGGTTCCGGATATACCATGTACAAAGCAAATGACGTATCCATGTGGAACGCATATTGCGCAGCCGGAACTCTTGCAGCAAACCTGGTTAACTGCGGTGCAGGAAGATCACCACAGCACACCTCTTCAACACTGTTGTATTTCAACGACATTATTGAGAAGGAAACTGGTCTGCCAGGATGCGACTGGGGTAAGGTACAGGGAACTGCAGTAGGATTCTCCTTCTTCAGTCACTCAATCTATGGCGGCGGCGGTCCTGGTGTGTTCAACGGTAACCACGTAGTTACCAGACACTCAAGAGGCTTTGCTATCCCATGTGTTGCAGCATCAGTATCACTCGATGCCGGTGTCCAGATGTTCACTCCAGAGATGACATCCGGTCTGGTCGGAGAAGTGTTCGGATCAGTTGATGAATTCAGAGAGCCTATCAAGGCAGTAGCAGGAGCGCTATAAACGAAAAAATGAGGATTTAAATGGTCAAAACCGCTCCCGTTTCACGCAAAAAGAAACCAATTCAAGTTGAAATATTCCCACAAAGAGTGTTAATGCCTGATACAGCCGAAAGGTTGTTGAATGCCATTGATAAAACACCTGGTGTTATCAGGATGACAATCAATGGACCCAGTCTACCCACACGGGTAGCATGCGGATCAGGGAAATTCACTCCAGTAAATCATCCTGATCGGCGGATCATAAATGTTTCAGATCAAGCATTTGAACTGAACATAAGGGTTGGCAGGATTAGGATAGAAATAGAGGATCGAAATGTCAAGGAAGAAATTAATAAAGCGGCAAAAGAAGCATTGCCATTCCCCTTCGAATTCAGAGAAGGGCACTTTATTAAGACAAAAGCTACCCTGACAGATTATGCCAAATACGGTTTCAAGAGCAGGACCGACGAGTCCGTCAATCTTGAGGATGAACGTTTGTTAGGATTAATTGATCCTAAAGCGAATCCAAAAGACCGTATATGTATATTGGAATCAAAAGCAGAGTGATATAGAATGTTCGGACGAGAAACACAGTGTGTGGACTGCAGAGAAAGCATGGGCCTCGGCAGAGGTGGTGGCCTTGCTCAGCGAGGTACACTATCAGAGACCGGCAGGCCTGATGTGATCGCAGTCGCCATGTCTCCCGGACGAAGACATATCACTAAACCTGTATGTGAGATCACATACGGACTCAGAAGAGAAGGAATCCAGGTAAGTGTCCTGGTGCTAAATTCCGGTGCAGGCGTTCCTGAAGATCTTTCAGGACAGTCTACAATGGGATACGGACCCAAGTTCGGATTGAATTCCAAGGAATTAGCACAGATCAAAAGACACAAGCTATTGATCCTGCATCTGGGTAATGTTGATTCCCATGTCATAAATAAGGCAAAAGAGGTTCTGAAATACGTGGATATTCCAACGATAATTGCCTGCCAGAATCCCATCGATTTTGAGCAGTTTGCTGAAGCAGGAATTAAAACCAGACTTGTCAAACCAAAGCCTGAAAATATTCAGACAAGAGGTACAGTCATGGAAATCGTAAGCGGAATCACAAGAGGCGAAACCTGTTCCAGGGAGAACCTCAATAAGATTGTAAAGTATGTAAAGACCATCAATCCACAAGATAACTAAGGAGGATATGTAATATGGCATATAAACCACAATACTATCCCGGCAGCACTTCCGTTGCTGAGAATAGAAGAAATCACATGTCAAACAACGTCAAGAAAGTCAGGGATATCTCTGATGAAGATTTGACCGCTTGTCTTGGCCACAGAGCACCTGGTAGCGACTATCCAAGCACACATCCACCTCTCGCTGAGATGGGTGAACCAGACTGTCCAGTGAGGGAGATCGTAACTCCAACACCAGGTACAGCAGCTGGCGACCGTGTCAGGTATGTCCAGTGGGCAGACTCCATGTATAATTCACCATCAGTACCATACTGGAGATCATACCACGCAGCAATCAACTATAGAGGTGTGGACCCCGGTACACTGTCAGGTAGACAGGTTGTCGAGGCCCGAGAAAGAGATATGGAAGCCATCGCCAAAGAACAGATGGAGACTGATATGACCTGTCCAGGTCTTTCCGGTCTGAGAGGATGTACTGTCCATGGACACTCCTGCAGATTGCAGGAAGATGGTGTCATGTTCGATATGTTGGACAGGCGCCGATTAGAAGGCGACAGCATTGTCCAGGATAAGGATCAGGTCGGTGTACCAATTGATCGAAAGGTCAATCTGGGTAAGCCAATGTCTCCTGCAGAAGCAGCCAAGAAGACTACATTCTACAGAGTAGGCAATGTTGCTTTCAGAGATGATGCTGAAGTCGTCGGCTGGACACAGAAAGTCTGGGAACTGAGGACCATTTATGGGTATCAGCCCAAATAAAACAGAGGTGATATAAATGGCAAATTTCCAAAATGAAGCAACTGCTAAAAAAGCATTCGTAAGCGCAATGGAAACCAAATACGCTAAGGAATGGGGTTCCAACAAGCAGAATGATGACATCCAATCACAGACAGCAAAATATCTGAGACTGGGTACCGAGCAGAATCCACGAAAGATGGAAATGGCAAAGATCGGTGCAGAGATCACCAAGAAGAGAGGTCTCCAGGCATATGATCCAATGCTCCATCTGGCTGGTATTCCACTGGGTCAGAGACAGTTGACCCCGTATACCCTCGGCGGAACAGATATCGTATGCGATGGTGACGATCTCCATTATGTCAACAATGCTGCCATGCAGCAGGAATGGGATGACATAAGGAGAACATGCGTCGTAGGTCTGGACCTGGCCCATGAGACTCTTGAGAAGAGGCTGGGCAAGGAAGTCACACCTGAGACCATCAACTACTATCTGGAAGTTCTGAACCATGCAATGCCTGGTGCAGCTATTGTCCAGGAACATATGGTTGAAACACACCCCGCAATGGTAGATGACTGCTATGTAAAGGTCTTCACTGGCGACGATTCCCTGAAGGACGAACTGGATCCACAGTTCGTGATCGACATCGACAAGATGTTCAGACCGGATCATGCAGCCCAGATAAAGGCTTCAATAGGCAAAGCATCATTCCAGGCAGTACACATCCCAACAGTAGTCTCAAGGACTGCTGATGGTGGTCAGACATCCAGATGGATGGCAATGCAGGTCGGTATGTCCTTTATCAGTGCATATCACATGTGCGCTGGTGAAGCAGCAGTAGCTGATCTGGCATTCACAGCCAAGCACGCTGGTCTCGTAGAGATGTCCGAAATGCTTCCCGCAAGGCGAGCAAGAGGACCTAACGAGCCTGGCGGTCTGTCCTTCGGTCACATGGCCGATATTGTACAGACCTCAAGGAAGTTCAGGGACGATCCATGTAAGATTGCTCTGGAGACCTGTGCAGCAGCAATGATGCTGTACGACCAGATATGGCTCGGCGGTTACATGTCCGGTGGTGTCGGTTTCACAATGTATGCAACAGCTGCATATACTAACAATGTTGTGGACGACAACCTCTATGCAGATACCGAGTACGGATGGGATAAATATGGTACAGGCATCGGTAAAACCGTTGCACCAACCATTGACATCATCAAAGACATCGCTACCTGGGGTACACTCTATGGTCTGGAACTGTACGAGAACTATCCAACAGCTCTGGAAGATCACTTTGGTGGTTCACAGAGAGCAACCGTAGTGTCAACAGCTTCAGCAGCAGCCTGTGCAATCACTACAGGCAACTCAAATGCCGGTCTGTCAGCCTGGTATCTGTCCATGTACCTCCATAAAGAGGGACACGGTCGACTCGGTTTCTTTGGATATGACCTGCAGGATCAGTGCGGTGCAACCAACGTGTTCTCCTATCAGTCCGATGAGGGTCTGCTCGGTGAACTCAGAGGAGCAAACTATCCAAACTATGCCATGAATGTCGGTCACCAGGGCGGTTATACAACTGTCGTCACAGGTGGCTACACTGGTAGAGGAGATGCATTCTCAACCAATCCACTGGTTAAGGCTTGCTTCGCAGATGACCTCATGAACTTTGACTTCGTCGAAGTTCGAGAATGCTTCGGTAAAGGCGCCCTGAGAGAGTATGACAGGTGCGCTGGCGAGCGAGCATTCGTCATTCCAGCAAAATAAAATTGTAAAACTATGTAGGTGTGTTCTCACACCTACAATTCTTTTTTTTTAATACAATACTGTTACCGGTAGGTAACAAAAACTATTCAAACCCCTGAATCATGAATAATGAGATCGTGATTGGTATCAGACTTTATCTCTACTGCCGGTATTTCTGACAGACGAATAAAGCAGATATACCACAGCCATGATCAGGACGATCGTAGCACCGGAAGGGGCGTCAAACACATACGAGAGCCATAATCCAAAGCAAGTAAACACTGATCCGAACATAAATGAAAGAAACATCATCTTTTTGAGATCTGATGTAAATT from Methanosarcinales archaeon encodes:
- a CDS encoding 30S ribosomal protein S8e — translated: MQYQGKSKRKFTGGRLISSHGKRKGEIGREAAEPHLDNTRRKIVNTLGGNTKVRLLRCNVVNVTDPVDNSTKHISIETVVNNLANQHYVRRNILTKGSIIKTEMGDAKITSRPGQDGIVNAVLIKE
- a CDS encoding carboxymuconolactone decarboxylase family protein, with translation MEFENIDRILKKKPDDAAEELLNGIKEIYGEIPYILQFMKDRPNLLIPKVLYDDSIMREFNRIDERTIELISIGVSAALKCTHCLNMHIRVANRMGISRDEIFDAILIAGTISNASVLAYGTRALDVEMPNDDDSSQNSSEDICDICKIPSEDIEK
- the mmp10 gene encoding methyl coenzyme M reductase-arginine methyltransferase Mmp10 (Mmp10 (methanogenesis marker protein 10) is a cobalamin-requiring radical SAM methyltransferase that creates the methylarginine modification to methyl coenzyme M reductase.), encoding MELLADVGGRPGFDCMGFCKYCYFKAVKDVPAFGCKHCLPIKKGCRYCTEGVKESYPGFKPVQMVIQDVNQILHFNNENIDRITISGGGDVSCYPDLEVLTEVVSQLESPIHLGYTSGKGFTKGNEAESYLDHGVKEVSFTVFATDPQLRKEYMNDKTPEASLSNLELFCKDADVYAAIVLLPGVNDNDVLRKTCDDLESMGAKGLILMRFANTFDQGLILNNSPIIPGIEAHSIDKFFSIVNQVDKEYPFRVTGTPLGDPKTGSPFAIINDEEAFSRLPTPKMEATIITSRTSAPLLQALFEKLTAHVNVVGVEKDIGCLITIEDIKKLDLSKIKETVIFPGRAFVHDMEIKEVLNRDGIEKIVRRGPDKLTVDGEMSISMTYDEVIQREIEGLTELIDQINMLGIPPKN
- the mcrB gene encoding coenzyme-B sulfoethylthiotransferase subunit beta, which codes for MSDKVDLYSDRGAKLKSGVDIRDISPLRNKAIKKIVHDTKRTAAVDLAGIEKALATGKYGGKGRQVPGRTLKLDVVKNADKIVAKVADLVKVDAGDDTNVKSLNGGKQMLVQVPSSRIEAGAEYVSSLTCASMGTLQAMIETFNLNMFNVPETKAAIMGQYPQTMDLAGGHVKSILEIPQKDEGLGHSLRNIMANHLAAVTKKNAMNTAALSGIYEQAGVFEMGNALGMFERNQLLGLAYQNLNANNMVYATTKANGATGTIGTVVHSIVEQAIENKVIAADKKLGSGYTMYKANDVSMWNAYCAAGTLAANLVNCGAGRSPQHTSSTLLYFNDIIEKETGLPGCDWGKVQGTAVGFSFFSHSIYGGGGPGVFNGNHVVTRHSRGFAIPCVAASVSLDAGVQMFTPEMTSGLVGEVFGSVDEFREPIKAVAGAL
- the mcrD gene encoding methyl-coenzyme M reductase operon protein D, which translates into the protein MVKTAPVSRKKKPIQVEIFPQRVLMPDTAERLLNAIDKTPGVIRMTINGPSLPTRVACGSGKFTPVNHPDRRIINVSDQAFELNIRVGRIRIEIEDRNVKEEINKAAKEALPFPFEFREGHFIKTKATLTDYAKYGFKSRTDESVNLEDERLLGLIDPKANPKDRICILESKAE
- the mcrC gene encoding methyl-coenzyme M reductase I operon protein C, whose translation is MFGRETQCVDCRESMGLGRGGGLAQRGTLSETGRPDVIAVAMSPGRRHITKPVCEITYGLRREGIQVSVLVLNSGAGVPEDLSGQSTMGYGPKFGLNSKELAQIKRHKLLILHLGNVDSHVINKAKEVLKYVDIPTIIACQNPIDFEQFAEAGIKTRLVKPKPENIQTRGTVMEIVSGITRGETCSRENLNKIVKYVKTINPQDN
- the mcrG gene encoding coenzyme-B sulfoethylthiotransferase subunit gamma; this encodes MAYKPQYYPGSTSVAENRRNHMSNNVKKVRDISDEDLTACLGHRAPGSDYPSTHPPLAEMGEPDCPVREIVTPTPGTAAGDRVRYVQWADSMYNSPSVPYWRSYHAAINYRGVDPGTLSGRQVVEARERDMEAIAKEQMETDMTCPGLSGLRGCTVHGHSCRLQEDGVMFDMLDRRRLEGDSIVQDKDQVGVPIDRKVNLGKPMSPAEAAKKTTFYRVGNVAFRDDAEVVGWTQKVWELRTIYGYQPK
- the mcrA gene encoding coenzyme-B sulfoethylthiotransferase subunit alpha encodes the protein MANFQNEATAKKAFVSAMETKYAKEWGSNKQNDDIQSQTAKYLRLGTEQNPRKMEMAKIGAEITKKRGLQAYDPMLHLAGIPLGQRQLTPYTLGGTDIVCDGDDLHYVNNAAMQQEWDDIRRTCVVGLDLAHETLEKRLGKEVTPETINYYLEVLNHAMPGAAIVQEHMVETHPAMVDDCYVKVFTGDDSLKDELDPQFVIDIDKMFRPDHAAQIKASIGKASFQAVHIPTVVSRTADGGQTSRWMAMQVGMSFISAYHMCAGEAAVADLAFTAKHAGLVEMSEMLPARRARGPNEPGGLSFGHMADIVQTSRKFRDDPCKIALETCAAAMMLYDQIWLGGYMSGGVGFTMYATAAYTNNVVDDNLYADTEYGWDKYGTGIGKTVAPTIDIIKDIATWGTLYGLELYENYPTALEDHFGGSQRATVVSTASAAACAITTGNSNAGLSAWYLSMYLHKEGHGRLGFFGYDLQDQCGATNVFSYQSDEGLLGELRGANYPNYAMNVGHQGGYTTVVTGGYTGRGDAFSTNPLVKACFADDLMNFDFVEVRECFGKGALREYDRCAGERAFVIPAK